The Episyrphus balteatus chromosome 3, idEpiBalt1.1, whole genome shotgun sequence genome segment ttttttattattaggtgataattattaattaaaaaaaaattgctaattataaaatttaaagacaaaatttcaatttcccctccaGGGAATCTCCCAAGACTGTTAACTGCCAAATTGGAAGAGAATCGTTTCAGTTGTTTAGGCtatagctcgaggtacatacagacgaACAAACAGATAGatggacagacagacagaatttccggacctacttttttggcattccccATTATCGTAAACTCTGATTGTTATCTTGAGTTGATAGTTGTCTcgggttcaattttttttattctcgaatcctaaacttgccctatacaTAGtacctatacagggtgtcccggaatgagataagagtattttgaaagaagattcttttgtatattctaagaaaaaaaaagcttactttggtatgtccttactcatgttaatgttaattatTTATCCGTTAATATTTATGATAGAAACTTAAGTAATGTCtggatttttagaagaaatgctatcTTTTTCTATTGCTTGACTaaagtaaaaaaacacattttttaaagattttacctggtgcaggttttcctaaatatcatTAAATCTACGAGTTTTCTGGAAAACTTGTGAatgacttttttgttaaaaattgttttcttgataagaataaatttataaaacaatatgtttataatacatttatcgaagaaaaccGGCCCcaaagacaaaaattatcatgggtaagaaaaaaataattccctttaaaaattaaaatctgagcaataaaaaagatattaacaattttttaaatgcagttacaaggaatagcatttcttctaaaaatcaagacgttactgtttttatcataagtacggagaaattaacattaacatgagtaaagaacaaaataagcgttttcttaaatcatcgcttaAGGCTACTTAaatttgcagatagagagttactgtagaacaattttttttttagaatatacccaagaatcatcccccaAAATACTCTCTTTCCTGGACAACCtgtttattgcaagtaaaaacaaTACGCATTAtaggcaatttttaacctatagaagttaaagtattttgaattaaaaacgtATATAAAAAGAAGATCATCAAAATGTAAGCTGTTcgaccgggttccctaataatttgctttaattACTCCACCAAACGAATCTTCTCAAACTTACCACATGAGCAAAATCGTCAGCAGCCAATTGGTACTCTCCTGATTTCATGAAAACAGTACCTCTTTGTAGCCGAGCAGCTGTAAAGTCTGGCTTAAGTTCAAGGACTCTTGCGAAGTCCTGAATTGCAAATCGTGTCTTTCCCAGAGCAAGATAAACTGTACCTCGCTTAAACAAGGTCAAATAATTGTTTGGATCGCCCTCTGCAAAGCAAACAATTAGgagaattgtttttatttacaaacaaaaacatcCAACTCACCAACAGCTGCATGGTAGTGTGTTAGGGCGTCTGCTAGTTGGCCTCGGGCTAAAAATTCTTTCCCCAATTCCAGATGGTTTTCAATATCTGCACTTTTAGCAGCTTTGGCACCTACGCATTAAAGAACTTGTTAGATATGTAAAATAATAGTGGAAATAAGGAAATAGCTCACCatctaaaaataattccaaaataaGTAATATCACACAAGCAGCTAATTTTCGGTCTCCCAATGGAGAAATATCACTTAGAAGAAAGGCgctcatattttttaaatagactTTGTGTTAATTTCAAAGGTAGATATTGCTTTGAAAAGTTTTGGTTCTttagaacatatttttttggataattTAAACACTTATTTATGAATGATATTAAAATGAATTTGATATCAATTTTAGGGTGTTCGTGTTTAAGATGATGATTTTTCCAACCGCTACGATAGATTATTATTTTGACACACGTCAGATATTTCTGTTGTGAGTTTTTTATATGGAAGTTGAATGAGAGTGAGGGTGTAAGGTATATAATTTTGGTAAgagatggaataaaaaataaatgtgggTCACTGTGATTGGTGGACTAGTTTTTAGCTTTTGACATTTGAAGGTGGATGCGCATTTGGAATGCTTTTTGGTAGTAGAGAGGTTTACATTTTAAAgtagatttgaaaaattattttttattgagaatcttcttccttttttttctcgGCGCGCTGTTATAAtttcgatgtcgaggggatcataactatcttACTAATCTGCTTCAGACTAGTGACCTCAGAGCTCAGAAATCGGCGGAAAGcatcccggttttgtattgttccgcaTTTCTAacgccaactgaatgctggtgtttttgcatttgcttgtaccagcactttttaggcctacctttcttttttttttcctaccaTATTTTTTATTGAGAATATGTATGGCAAATAGGAATTGGAAATCTGCTAACTACTGGTTATcacaatttgtaaaaaaaaaaaaaatactcgccgatttcggcggattagcagtggatcaactttggttcaagaatggatttagctatttcaacctatatggacctagaaccagtgctaaaagTAAATTTTACCTTGGAATTCAGAAGATTAAAGTTGCTGAACCATGGATTAAATATCTGTACAACTGGCCTTTAAAGTCACATACTCGATTAAcaaacaataggtgtgtttttttgtttatctatatagattttgtgcaaaaaaacgacatcgggatttttgaaatccatgcaaacatttggcaccactgtacatatactttggcagctgtctgtcaaaaatgttgcttttgttttttttttatttcaactccgaagtgggaaggccattacatccatgttggatgcaaacaaaaattttcatatggccatggcatccatgttggattcaaaaaaattgtttttttcacaaaaaaccaaaaattatctgtatattctcagctacattttaagaccatgaccattaacattagttgcgtcgttcttgtgttataagcgtttgaaggtagccatattgaattttttttcgatttttaaaaaatcaaatgtgaaaacttttttatttttatttctaatttttcgaaaaaactttggtaattttatatgcatatctgttcaacaatcttatcaggatccatttaagacttttatctgaaaagtgcattgcgtatatctcgagatattaacatttcaatgcaaccatgtcaaacaaatttttgattatttttttctatgagagtttttttcaaacctcgttttctccgcttttttttttttgttaatattttcagatatttctgtatgaaaacaacaattaaactaccttggcactactgtttttatcgagagaaagtaaaatctggataattatcgggatttttcaaaaatctatacagataaagtttttgttgtttttaacacgtaaattgttttgatttcaaaaatctcgatgtcgtttttttgcacaaaatctatatagataaacaaaaaaacacacctattattaaaaacaattatttttgatgattttatGTAGTctgaaacgtgtccaaaacgcgtgtgaaacgcgtccaaatgcGTTTCGAACGcgatttggacgcgttttggaagcattGCACACGCGTTTCACattcgttttggacgcgttttggacgcgtttcacacacgttttggacgcgtttttgacgcgtttcacattcgttttggacgcgtttcacacacgtttcggacgcgttttggacgcattttggacgcgttttggacgcgttttggacgcgttttggacgcgttttacaTTCGTTTTgtaagcgttttggacgcgtttcacaCTCACCCAAAACACTCATCCAAAACTCACCcaaaacacgtccaaaacgcacccaaaacgcatccgaaacgcgtccaaaacgtgtccgaaacgcgtccaaaacgcgtgtgaaaagcttccaaaacgcgtccgaaacgcgtccaaaacacgtGTGAAtcgtgtccaaaacgcgtccgaaacgcgtgtgaaacgcgtccaaaacgcgtccaaaacgcgtccaaaacgcgtttgaaacgcgtccaaaacgcgtccaaaatgcgtccaaaacgcgtgtgaaacgcgtccaaaacgcttccgaAACGCGTTAAAGGCTAGACCACAACGGGGGGTATATGCCGTAGCCGTAccggtaattgtatgaaaaatattccacaCCGACACCATACAGACTTGACCCCACTGATGAAAGGTACGGTGCGGTGCGGGgacttgtattaaaaaaattccacatttgaacgttgatatgtcagttaggaattttttttcatacaagtacccgtaccggtACCGCATAGCTTTCCGGTGTGGTTTttcctgaacgttgatgtgccagtttggaattttgttcatacaagtaccctcaccgctacccgtaccgctaccgcatacccgtAAGCGGTAACAGTACGGGTGATTGTATGAACCAAATTGTGATCTGAACGTTGACGTTCccgtttggaattttgttcatacaaataccGGTACCGTAGCCCTATCGCTTCCACATACCTTTCCGGTGTTGTCTTTCTTTAGGTtcaaaaattccacacctgaacgttgatctTCCAATAtgagccctgttcctttgggaggtggcaaattactactagtagtttactagcgattttcaatggaacgcacttttaaCGAATTCAATATAAATAGTATCTACCCGGGaggaagagcatgagtagatgatagtactagattaaccaaaacatctactattagtagactaccaccttCAATGGAAGGGCTATATGAATGGAGGAAACTCAAAATTGCAAACTCCTTTTTGTCAAGAACACCCTTTGTCAGGTCCAAATGCAGACTACCCCTTATTTGATCAAATGTCACACAAGAAAAACAGCTGGCTtctgtcaaattttaaattggagccataagtttttttttcataaaatttcattCAGGATGGCTCTCCGAagtttatcaattttaaatttgttaaaaacaaaaaaccatgtATTTATCAATAATTTAAGTAATCCATTATTAAAATCCAACAAAGTTAGTAtcccatttatttattttcttgtctTTTCTTATGTTAATATGCACAGTTTTTTCTAACCTCACATCTTAAGCTCAtaactttaaattaattaaaaatatatttaaacatatttttacaTCTGAATACTTTTATCAATTAGATTTTGTATAGTACAGAAGTTACAGTAGAAGCAACTCCATTGGCTGTCAATACACAAAAAGTTAGCAAAGCCATGAAAGCCTATCTGCAACGGGCTCAGGAGCACGATCAATTCATGAAAACACAACACATTGAATACGAAATTGGTAAAAGACACTTGGCCAATATGATGGGTGAAGATCCTGAAACATTCACCCAAGAGGACGTAGATGTATGTTTATGTTTTCCTTCACATTGAttaaattaatcaaattaatttCCAATTAGAATGCAATTGAGTATCTATTCCCATCGGGAATTTATGATAAACTTGCAAGGCCAGCTATGAAAAGTCCTGATCAAGTGTTTCCAGCACGAAAGGCTGCTGAATTCGATGAAACTGGACGTCCATTCCACAGCATGTTTTACACTGGCAGGCCTAACTTTTTTAAGTTGCTTTATGTAAGTTAATGACAAAAATTACTGAAAAGAtgattcaaaattaatttatattttttaaggacATTGTTGAGGAAATCAACAAATTAAACGATATGGAGGAGAGAATGATACGCCGTGGAACAAAAGCGGATGCTGAACAAAAAGTGTAAGTATTTAGAAATATTCGTAGTTGGGTAAAAAATGGTTTGCATTGTCTATTTTGGGTTGgtaaaaatcaaatcaatttaaaaatgtatactaACATCGGCTCCCAATCCATAAAGCAAATTTCagcatgttttttgttttgaatttatttcatttaagtTACCTAGAGTGATGCATACAATCGTCTACACCGATTGTCCTGGCATCCGCAATAGTTGGGTCTTTTAAGCGAAAGTTTAGTCCTCCTTGTCTTCACGAAACTGGGGCTATGATTCGAAGAGATTTGAAACCAATTGTTGTGCCAAACCGAAAAAGCAGCGGTTTCTTAGGGTGCCATTCTTAGACTTTATATTAACTCCAAGATAGGTGGATTCCTTGACTATGTACCGCGAAATTGCGGTTATCTAGGGTACATTTTTTTCTAGGTGGCGCGGTGGACAGGTGATTGTTTGTTGATAGGATGTACCTACTTGGTTTTATTCGCTTTTACTTTAAgaccaataaaaaagaaaaaaaagtcaagaacaTGAActttgtaaggtgattttaattgacaTAAGTGGGCTGAAATCAAAACTATTTTGAGCTttgttctatcacgtctagtttttgagctatactcatcactattttttctataatgtctcaaaaactaatttttaatgaagttctttttgatgtttaaacaaaaatatatatttttccgtaaaacgagtatgttgcttttttaaaatccaaatcagaagtcgcaaactggaattttgttcaaaaaaccattcacgTACCAAGATTTTGAAAtacatacctatgtatgtataaattttttccaatatttgattaaaaaattatttaaaaacaaaaatgtatatatttaggactattaaatataatagtgttttgagattgcataagtagtttttgaaaaaataataactctgatgtaattcgacgtcaaaagtaCTGAAAAACGCGTTTTATGCCTTTTAATATTCAGGTATTTCAAAACCGTGACGtgccaataaaattttgaatcagCACTTAAAATccctttatataaaaatatggtCTGGTTGTTTGTTCTagctcttttttcgtttttttttttttcaattttgtataaaacatAGTATTCGAGCGAAAAAttctttccaaaattttgtagttGATTTAAGATTTTGGAGAGAAAATTTGAGGAGCTATTTACCAGTTGCGCCTTTGCACTGCGTGTTTGTTAAAGCTATGCGACACATCTAAATTAGTTATTTTCCGAGATAACCATAAATAGCTTCGATTTCAAATTTGTTGCTCTTTTCGATAATTTGTGCAGTGTGAAAATTTGATAGTTAATATTTCTAGCCGAAAGCACATTTCAACATGTTTCAGCTGGGAACTTCCGAATGCTCTTTTCTTTGATTCATCGCtgtttttcatatatattttcttgaaattccaAGCCCTTCTGCATAGCAGATACTCCCCAATTGGGGTGAAATCGGCTAAGGTAATAGTCAATAGTTGATTGTCAAAAAACGACAATTTTGCTACATAATTTATCGTTTATTGATTattgaatttaaagtttttaaacttaaacCCACTTAATATTTTCTAGTGATCTGACGGGTTTTCAATGGATTCCTAAAGAACAATTGGAAAAACAATTAGTCGAAATGATTGCTGACATAGAGTATAACAACTTTGTTAATGCAATGGATCGTCTCGTTGCTCATCCATACTCGTATAAAatgaaagattttatttataaatatacaaaaccATTGTTGGATCAAAGTAAGCAGCCAGAAATTCCAAAACCACAAATCGATGAACAAGGCAGACAGTTTATTACAACATATGGTGAATTATTGAAACTATCAAAACtaactatcaaaaaaataatataatatatttaatttttagaatgTTTAAGAAAGAAGGCACGTGCTGATGTAACAATCCGACTTCCTGGAACTGGTCAGATTAAAATAAATGGCGAAGATATAACGTATTTTGAACATGCACAATCTCGGGAGCAGGTAAGTgttgtgttgtttttattatgaattcaaggttttggaataaaaaaaaaaaaaaataatgttaattagTTAACATTGTTGAATCGATAGTATTTAAGAGCTTTTCGAATATACAGTGTTCAAGGGCAATATCTTTTCTCTAAGAAAACATCAGTTCTCTTAGAAAGCGTATTTTCATTGACATACGAGTAGATAAAGtctcagaatcaaagatcatAGA includes the following:
- the LOC129913640 gene encoding 28S ribosomal protein S9, mitochondrial, which encodes MALRSLSILNLLKTKNHVFINNLSNPLLKSNKILYSTEVTVEATPLAVNTQKVSKAMKAYLQRAQEHDQFMKTQHIEYEIGKRHLANMMGEDPETFTQEDVDNAIEYLFPSGIYDKLARPAMKSPDQVFPARKAAEFDETGRPFHSMFYTGRPNFFKLLYDIVEEINKLNDMEERMIRRGTKADAEQKVDLTGFQWIPKEQLEKQLVEMIADIEYNNFVNAMDRLVAHPYSYKMKDFIYKYTKPLLDQSKQPEIPKPQIDEQGRQFITTYECLRKKARADVTIRLPGTGQIKINGEDITYFEHAQSREQIIFPLIFTNMLGKVDIEANVAGGGWSGQAGAIRWGIAMSLRSFVDQDMIEEMRLAGLLTRDYRRRERKKFGQEGARRKYTWKKR